The Dethiobacter alkaliphilus AHT 1 genome includes a region encoding these proteins:
- a CDS encoding CPBP family intramembrane glutamic endopeptidase produces MRYLKVVGFIAFFMILYFVATMISSAVIGFSFAFLEAAEGGYPSFEEFDSFISQNMIYMITLGSIIALGLYRLYFLVRKVNIAEYWGMRKASGENLRMAVVTGLAIYGVLFGIVNFLDIERFFPDYVELMAQIMAEQSLVVLLLGIGIIVPIFEEILFRGIIFTRLREDFPLQMALVLQAVLFALFHGNLFQISYALPAGILLGYIYLWTGSIWVPIVIHMAWNSASVIVSSFLEEFPMMLSVVVSVVSLLLLVFAVKYFYNNRIIAEKENVELTV; encoded by the coding sequence ATGCGTTATTTGAAGGTTGTTGGATTTATTGCTTTTTTTATGATTTTGTATTTTGTGGCTACAATGATAAGTTCTGCAGTTATTGGTTTTTCTTTTGCTTTTCTGGAGGCAGCAGAGGGTGGGTATCCCAGCTTTGAAGAGTTTGATTCCTTTATTAGTCAAAACATGATTTACATGATTACACTGGGCTCTATCATCGCTTTAGGTTTGTACCGGCTGTATTTTCTAGTTAGAAAAGTGAATATAGCTGAGTACTGGGGGATGAGGAAAGCTTCAGGTGAAAACCTGAGGATGGCTGTTGTTACCGGGCTGGCCATTTATGGTGTTTTATTTGGTATCGTAAATTTTCTGGATATTGAGAGGTTTTTCCCTGACTACGTGGAATTGATGGCTCAGATTATGGCGGAGCAAAGTCTGGTAGTTTTGTTGTTGGGAATAGGGATTATAGTACCGATATTTGAAGAGATACTGTTCCGGGGGATTATTTTTACCCGCTTGAGAGAAGATTTTCCCCTGCAGATGGCTTTGGTGCTACAAGCGGTATTGTTTGCCCTTTTCCATGGCAATCTGTTTCAGATTAGTTATGCACTGCCGGCAGGAATACTGCTGGGCTACATTTATTTATGGACCGGTTCTATATGGGTTCCCATTGTTATTCATATGGCCTGGAACTCTGCTTCGGTAATAGTTTCATCTTTTCTGGAAGAATTCCCCATGATGCTGAGTGTGGTGGTGTCAGTTGTTTCATTACTGTTGCTGGTATTTGCTGTAAAGTATTTTTACAATAACAGGATTATTGCTGAAAAAGAGAATGTCGAATTAACCGTATAG
- a CDS encoding DUF2619 domain-containing protein: protein MDRYVFAMGFARILYAVLNLGAAIIIWRLNEAADAMKVNAVFGGFMGPAVFITVTFLGVAGLSRRIEPANLGLILIGTVLILWGTRG from the coding sequence GTGGATCGTTATGTTTTTGCCATGGGTTTTGCCAGAATCTTATATGCTGTTTTGAATTTAGGTGCCGCCATAATAATCTGGAGGCTTAACGAAGCTGCAGATGCCATGAAAGTAAATGCTGTTTTTGGCGGTTTTATGGGCCCGGCGGTTTTTATTACTGTAACGTTTTTGGGCGTGGCCGGCTTGTCCAGAAGAATTGAGCCTGCCAATCTGGGGCTCATCCTGATAGGAACAGTACTAATCCTCTGGGGAACCCGTGGTTAA
- a CDS encoding DUF2933 domain-containing protein: MERYLPYLILLLCPLMHLVMMKTMGHNHGNKNQQTAEVPTEDKKSCH, encoded by the coding sequence ATGGAAAGATATTTACCATACCTGATTTTGTTGTTGTGCCCGCTGATGCACCTGGTAATGATGAAAACAATGGGACATAATCACGGAAATAAAAATCAGCAAACAGCGGAAGTACCTACCGAAGATAAAAAAAGCTGCCATTAG
- a CDS encoding type II toxin-antitoxin system Phd/YefM family antitoxin, producing MPIQVNIHEAKTNLSKLLLQVQEGQEIVIAKNGQPVAKLIPATQCSGKRVPGSAKGKVKVEPDFNNPLPEQVMESFEK from the coding sequence ATGCCTATCCAGGTAAATATCCATGAAGCAAAGACAAACTTGTCAAAGCTTTTATTACAAGTACAGGAAGGACAGGAAATCGTCATAGCCAAAAATGGACAGCCGGTGGCTAAGTTAATTCCTGCTACACAATGCTCAGGTAAACGTGTTCCCGGCTCTGCCAAAGGCAAAGTAAAAGTAGAGCCAGATTTTAATAATCCTTTACCGGAACAGGTAATGGAGAGTTTTGAGAAATGA
- a CDS encoding type II toxin-antitoxin system VapC family toxin: MKALLDTHAFLWWITDDNELSPHARNIISDRNTELFLSVASGWEIAIKAGLEKIQIPHHNILSFITEQLAFNAITPLPVQMNHACHTANLPLHHRDPFDRLLIAQAQLENLPIITADSLFKEYDVTLIW, encoded by the coding sequence ATGAAGGCCCTTCTGGATACACATGCTTTTCTGTGGTGGATAACGGATGACAATGAATTATCTCCGCACGCTCGTAACATTATCAGTGACCGCAACACAGAACTTTTTCTTAGTGTAGCAAGCGGTTGGGAAATAGCCATAAAAGCGGGACTGGAAAAGATACAGATCCCTCATCACAATATCCTTTCTTTTATAACTGAGCAATTGGCCTTTAATGCTATTACACCACTCCCTGTTCAGATGAACCATGCCTGCCATACGGCTAATTTGCCCCTACATCACCGCGACCCATTTGACAGACTGCTAATAGCTCAGGCACAACTTGAGAATCTGCCGATTATTACTGCAGATAGCCTGTTTAAAGAATACGATGTCACATTAATTTGGTAA